GTGTCGACGGCGTCTTCACCCCGCCCGAGCCGGTTCCCGGGTGGACCGAGTTCGACCCGATCTTCGGCGGCGGCTACAACGGCTGGAAGTACCGCAGCGGCCACCTCGGCGAGGACGGCAAGCTCGCGCTGACCTTCCACGGCGCTCCCGCGCTCTCCAAGCCGATCGCCGTACGCGATGCGCAGTACGCGACCACGGTCGCGGGCGACAAGGCGCTCGACTTCGTCCGGCGGCACGAGGCGGAGTCCGCTGCCGGAGGAGCCCCGTACTTCCTCGAGGTCGCGACCTACGGGCCACACAGCCGCCTCAACAAGGCGTACGAGGACGACTACCAGTTCCCGCCGGCGTTCGCGGACCGCGCGCTGCCCGGCGAGGACCGAGACGTGGACGGCAACTGCGGTACGAAGAGCTGCGCCGAGCTCACGCTCGACGACCTCGCCGGCTACGGCGACGACCGCGCGGACAACGCACCGACGTACCAGCGCCGGGACGGCACGACCGCCCCGGCGCCGGCCTGGCGGACCAACGAGATCTCGCTGACCGACTCCGGAGCGCTCCAGCGCTACCGCGACCGGGCGCGCATGGTGCAGTCGATCGACCGCCTGCTCGCCGAGATCCGTGCGGCGGTCGGCGAGAACACGTACGTCGTGCTGACGGCCGACAACGGGTTCCACCTCGGCCAGCACCAGCTCAACGGCGGCAAGGGCACGCCGTACGACTCCGACACCCGGGTCCCGCTGATCGTCGTGGGCCCGGACGTGGTCCCAGGGGAGAGGGACCAGCAGGTCTCGAACATCGACCTGGCACCGACCTTCGAGGAGCTCGCAGGTCTGCGTCCGGCGAGCTACCGCGACGGCACGAGCTTCGCGCGGACGCTGTCGAGGCCGAAGGCGCGGGGAGCGCGCTACACCTACTTCGAGCACACCTACGCGAAGAGCCAGCCGGGCGAGGTCGACACCGACGAGGGCTCGGGCGGGACGATCGACATCATCCCCTCCTACGTCGCGGTGCGCAGCGAGCGCGGCCTGCTCGTGCGGTTCGACCTCGACAACGACTGGACGACCACGGACCACGCCTGGGAGCTCTACACGTACGAGGACGGGTTCGAGAAGCGAAACGTCTACGCAGAGCGCCACCGCGAGCCGTGGGTGCGTGACCTCGCGGCGCGGATCGCCGTCTTCGGGGCGGGCGAGGGCTGCCGACCGCTCGTCTGTCGCGCTCTCACGCGCTGAGGGGGCCGGCGTGCGACGATGACGTCCGTGAACCGGCTGGCCGTGACGTGGTGGGGGCACTCGACGTCCACGATCGAGCTCGGCGGCATCCGCGTGCTGACCGACCCCGTCCTCGTCGACCGCTTCGTCCACCTCGCCCGTCGCTCTCCGTCGCCGGACGCGTCGGCCGCAGTCGCGGACCTCGTCCTGGTCTCGCACCTCCATCTCGACCACTTCCACCTGCCGTCGCTGAGACGGATCGCCGCGGGGACACCGATCGTCGTGCCCAGCGCGAGCACCGACCTCCTCAGGGGACTCGACCTCGACGTCCACGAGGCCGCCCCCGGAGACGTCCTGCACCTCGCCGGCGTCGAGGTGCAGGTGCTCGAGGCCGACCACCCCGAGTCGCGACACCGATGGTCCCGCCGCGTGTCGCCGCCGCTCGGCTTCCGTGTCGTCGGGCCGGGCGACCGCTCGTTCTGGTTCCCCGGCGACACCGGACCGCGCACCGACGTCTCGCACGTCGCGCCGGTCGACCTCGCGCTCGTCCCCGTCGGTGGATGGGGGCCGACGCTCGGCGAGGACCACGTGGACCCTGTGCAGGCGGCCGACCTGGTCGCGCAGGTCGGCGCACGGTGGGCCGTACCGGTGCACTGGGGAACGTTCTGGCCGCTCGGTCTCGGCTGGTTCGCTCCCGCGGCCCGCCGCTACCTGTTCGAGACGCCCGGTGTCCGCTTCGTCGACGCCATGGAGGACGGCTCGGCCCGGGCGGTCCTCGCCGACCACGGCCGCAGGATCTCGCTCGGCGCCTGACCCCGCTCAAGAACGGCTCCCGCGAACCACCGTGCGTGCGACGATGAGCGTCGGCCGGAACGGCACGAGCCCTGTGCGACGTGCGGAACGGGCGCCGCGGCGCTCCGGCTCCGAGGGGGAGCCATGTCCAGCACAGCAGAACACGTCGGCACCGTGGTCGTCGCCGGGGGAAGCGTTGCGGGTCTGCTCGCGGCGGCCGCCGTGGCGCCGTACGCCGATCGCGTCATGGTCCTCGAACGCGACCACCCACCCGCCCGCCCCGGACCGCGCCCAGGGACCCCCCAGGCGATCCACACGCACGGGCTCCTTCCGTCGGGGCGGCAGGCGATGGAGACCCTCCTCCCCGGCTTCACCGAGGAGCTCGTCGGAGCAGGTGCGCTCTCCGACGGCGACGTGGGTCGCGTCGGACGATGGTGGATCGGCGGAGGCCTCGTCGCCGAGTGCGACCTCGGGCTCCGCGGGGTCGCCGTCTCTCGGCCTCTCCTCGAGCACACTCTCCGCACCCGCGTGGCGGCGTTCCCCGAGGTCGAGGTGCGATCCGGCGTCGACGTCGTCCGGCTGCTGGGCGATCGCGGTCGCGTCACAGGGGTCGTGGTCCGTGACCGCGGCGGCGACCCGACCGAGCGCGAGATCCAGGCGGACCTGGTCGTCGACGCGACCGGGCGGTCGGGTCGTGCCAT
Above is a genomic segment from Mumia sp. Pv4-285 containing:
- a CDS encoding sulfatase-like hydrolase/transferase, whose protein sequence is MRRGWGGLLAAVLVAGLFSAGGAAVAEDRADRTGPGERRPNVVLLLMDDFSLELLATMPNAQQMSADGATYRNAFVVDSLCCTSRASLFTGQAPHHTGVLTNTPNDPDNPIGGWEAYEKYGNVEKTFHLALERSGYTTGFTGKFLNGYEATSVDGVFTPPEPVPGWTEFDPIFGGGYNGWKYRSGHLGEDGKLALTFHGAPALSKPIAVRDAQYATTVAGDKALDFVRRHEAESAAGGAPYFLEVATYGPHSRLNKAYEDDYQFPPAFADRALPGEDRDVDGNCGTKSCAELTLDDLAGYGDDRADNAPTYQRRDGTTAPAPAWRTNEISLTDSGALQRYRDRARMVQSIDRLLAEIRAAVGENTYVVLTADNGFHLGQHQLNGGKGTPYDSDTRVPLIVVGPDVVPGERDQQVSNIDLAPTFEELAGLRPASYRDGTSFARTLSRPKARGARYTYFEHTYAKSQPGEVDTDEGSGGTIDIIPSYVAVRSERGLLVRFDLDNDWTTTDHAWELYTYEDGFEKRNVYAERHREPWVRDLAARIAVFGAGEGCRPLVCRALTR
- a CDS encoding MBL fold metallo-hydrolase, whose product is MNRLAVTWWGHSTSTIELGGIRVLTDPVLVDRFVHLARRSPSPDASAAVADLVLVSHLHLDHFHLPSLRRIAAGTPIVVPSASTDLLRGLDLDVHEAAPGDVLHLAGVEVQVLEADHPESRHRWSRRVSPPLGFRVVGPGDRSFWFPGDTGPRTDVSHVAPVDLALVPVGGWGPTLGEDHVDPVQAADLVAQVGARWAVPVHWGTFWPLGLGWFAPAARRYLFETPGVRFVDAMEDGSARAVLADHGRRISLGA